In one Pseudomonas sp. 31-12 genomic region, the following are encoded:
- the groL gene encoding chaperonin GroEL (60 kDa chaperone family; promotes refolding of misfolded polypeptides especially under stressful conditions; forms two stacked rings of heptamers to form a barrel-shaped 14mer; ends can be capped by GroES; misfolded proteins enter the barrel where they are refolded when GroES binds): MAAKEVKFGDSARKKMLAGVNVLADAVKATLGPKGRNVIIEKSFGAPTITKDGVSVAKEIELKDRFENMGAQLVKDVASRANDDAGDGTTTATVLAQSIVNEGLKAVAAGMNPMDLKRGIDKATIAIVKELKALSKPCADTKAIAQVGTISANSDSSIGDIIAEAMEKVGKEGVITVEEGSGLENELSVVEGMQFDRGYLSPYFVNKPETMTAELDGPLILLVDKKISNIREMLPVLEAVAKAGRPLLIVAEDVEGEALATLVVNNMRGIVKVAAVKAPGFGDRRKAMLQDIAVLTGGTVISEEIGLSLESTTLEHLGNAKRVILSKENTTVIDGAGVEADIQARVLQIRQQVADTSSDYDREKLQERLAKLSGGVAVIKVGAGSEVEMKEKKARVEDALHATRAAVEEGVVPGGGVALVRALQAISELKGDNDDQNVGIQLLRRAVEAPLRQIVANSGDEPSVVVDKVKQGSGNYGYNAATGEYGDMIEMGILDPAKVTRSALQAASSIASLMITTEAMIAEIKEDGPAGGGMPDMGGMGGMGGMM, translated from the coding sequence ATGGCTGCTAAAGAAGTTAAATTCGGCGATTCCGCCCGCAAGAAAATGCTCGCCGGTGTCAACGTCCTGGCTGACGCAGTAAAAGCGACCCTGGGCCCTAAAGGCCGTAACGTGATCATCGAGAAGAGCTTCGGCGCTCCGACCATCACCAAGGACGGCGTGTCCGTTGCCAAAGAAATCGAGCTGAAAGATCGTTTCGAAAACATGGGCGCGCAGCTGGTCAAAGACGTTGCCTCCCGTGCCAACGATGACGCAGGCGACGGCACCACCACCGCTACCGTTCTGGCTCAATCGATCGTCAACGAAGGCCTGAAAGCCGTCGCTGCCGGCATGAACCCGATGGACCTGAAGCGCGGCATCGACAAAGCGACCATCGCTATCGTCAAAGAGCTGAAAGCCCTGTCCAAGCCTTGCGCTGACACCAAGGCCATCGCTCAGGTCGGCACTATCTCGGCCAACTCCGACAGCTCCATCGGCGACATCATTGCCGAAGCCATGGAAAAAGTCGGTAAAGAAGGCGTGATCACCGTTGAAGAAGGCTCGGGCCTGGAAAACGAACTGTCGGTTGTTGAAGGCATGCAGTTCGACCGTGGCTACCTGTCCCCGTACTTCGTCAACAAGCCAGAGACCATGACTGCCGAGCTCGACGGTCCGCTGATCCTGCTGGTCGACAAAAAGATCTCGAACATCCGCGAAATGCTGCCAGTACTGGAAGCCGTTGCCAAAGCCGGCCGTCCACTGCTGATCGTGGCCGAAGACGTTGAAGGCGAAGCCCTGGCGACTCTGGTTGTGAACAACATGCGTGGCATCGTTAAAGTCGCAGCCGTCAAGGCTCCAGGCTTCGGCGACCGTCGCAAGGCCATGCTGCAGGACATCGCTGTCCTGACTGGCGGTACCGTTATCTCCGAAGAGATCGGTCTGAGCCTGGAAAGCACTACCCTGGAACACCTGGGTAATGCCAAGCGCGTGATCCTGTCCAAAGAAAACACCACCGTGATCGACGGCGCCGGCGTTGAAGCTGATATCCAGGCTCGCGTTCTGCAAATCCGTCAGCAAGTGGCTGACACTTCGTCCGACTACGACCGTGAAAAACTGCAAGAGCGTCTGGCCAAGCTGTCCGGCGGCGTTGCAGTGATCAAGGTTGGCGCCGGTTCCGAAGTTGAAATGAAAGAGAAGAAAGCCCGCGTTGAAGACGCCCTGCACGCTACCCGTGCAGCCGTTGAAGAAGGCGTGGTACCTGGCGGCGGCGTGGCACTGGTTCGCGCTCTGCAGGCTATCTCCGAGCTGAAAGGCGACAACGATGACCAGAACGTTGGCATCCAGTTGCTGCGTCGCGCTGTTGAAGCGCCACTGCGCCAGATCGTTGCCAACTCCGGTGACGAGCCAAGCGTAGTTGTCGACAAGGTCAAGCAGGGTTCGGGTAACTACGGTTACAACGCTGCCACCGGTGAATACGGCGACATGATCGAAATGGGCATCCTGGACCCGGCTAAAGTGACCCGTTCGGCTCTGCAAGCGGCGTCGTCGATTGCCAGCCTGATGATCACCACCGAAGCCATGATCGCCGAGATCAAGGAAGACGGCCCAGCTGGCGGCGGCATGCCAGACATGGGCGGTATGGGCGGCATGGGCGGCATGATGTAA
- a CDS encoding co-chaperone GroES: MKLRPLHDRVVVRRSEEEKKTAGGIVLPGSAAEKPNQGEVLAVGPGKVLENGEVRALSVKVGDKVVFGPYSGSNTVKVDGEDLLVIGESEILAVVEG, translated from the coding sequence ATGAAGCTTCGTCCTCTGCATGACCGCGTCGTCGTCCGTCGCAGCGAAGAAGAAAAGAAAACCGCTGGCGGTATCGTCCTGCCAGGTTCGGCTGCTGAAAAGCCAAACCAGGGCGAAGTCCTCGCTGTAGGCCCGGGCAAAGTCCTGGAAAACGGTGAAGTGCGTGCGCTGTCCGTGAAAGTGGGTGACAAGGTTGTGTTCGGCCCTTACTCCGGCAGCAACACTGTGAAAGTTGACGGCGAAGACCTGCTGGTCATCGGCGAGAGCGAAATCCTCGCTGTTGTCGAAGGCTGA
- a CDS encoding FxsA family protein yields the protein MRPFLLLFVLFPVLELFVFVKVSGAIGFFPALLLIILGSMLGVFVLRIAGLATALRARESLNRGELPAQTMLEGLMLALAGGLLILPGFVTDVLGLIMLLPISRRLLANKMRQRAEEAAIRQRAFADDLQPRGGPAPQQPLGREPNVIEGEFEHRDSK from the coding sequence ATGCGCCCTTTTTTATTGCTCTTTGTACTGTTTCCGGTGTTGGAGCTGTTCGTATTCGTCAAGGTCAGCGGGGCTATCGGGTTTTTCCCGGCCTTGCTGCTGATCATTCTCGGCTCGATGCTCGGCGTGTTCGTGCTGCGTATCGCCGGTCTGGCCACCGCGTTGCGTGCTCGTGAAAGCCTGAACCGCGGCGAGTTGCCAGCCCAGACCATGCTCGAAGGCTTGATGCTGGCCCTGGCGGGCGGTCTGTTGATCCTGCCCGGCTTCGTCACGGACGTGTTGGGTCTGATCATGCTGCTGCCGATCTCCCGTCGACTGCTGGCCAATAAAATGCGCCAGCGCGCCGAAGAGGCCGCGATCCGTCAGCGTGCGTTCGCCGACGATCTTCAACCACGTGGCGGTCCTGCTCCCCAGCAGCCGCTGGGTCGCGAGCCCAACGTGATCGAAGGCGAGTTCGAACACCGCGATTCCAAGTAA
- a CDS encoding HugZ family protein, producing the protein MSVEAAKNARELLLKEYRGVLSTHSKSMPGFPFGSVVPYCLDEQGRPLILISRIAQHTHNLQKDPKCSLFVGEREADDVQAVGRLTYLAEAEKLEDEVAIEAAAERYYRYFPDSQSYHKAHDFDFWVLKPVRHRYIGGFGAIHWVDHLTLANPFAGKAELSMVEHMNADHAKAIAHYVDLAGLPKTEPAQLAGIDSEGMHLRIGQALYWLPFQATCNTPTQVREALVFLAHAEHWPKNEVADA; encoded by the coding sequence TTGAGCGTTGAAGCGGCCAAGAATGCCCGAGAATTGCTTCTCAAGGAATACCGCGGAGTGCTGTCGACGCACTCCAAGTCGATGCCCGGCTTCCCGTTTGGCTCCGTCGTTCCTTACTGCCTGGACGAGCAAGGACGGCCACTGATCCTTATCAGTCGCATCGCCCAGCACACTCATAACCTACAGAAAGATCCGAAATGCTCGCTGTTTGTGGGCGAGCGTGAGGCTGACGACGTGCAAGCCGTTGGTCGCCTGACTTACCTGGCTGAAGCAGAAAAACTCGAAGACGAGGTCGCGATCGAAGCGGCGGCCGAGCGTTACTACCGCTATTTCCCGGATTCACAGAGCTACCACAAGGCCCACGATTTCGATTTCTGGGTGCTCAAGCCTGTGCGTCACCGTTACATCGGCGGTTTCGGCGCGATTCACTGGGTTGATCATCTGACCTTGGCCAACCCGTTCGCCGGCAAAGCCGAACTGAGCATGGTCGAGCACATGAATGCCGATCACGCCAAAGCCATCGCCCATTACGTCGATTTGGCGGGGCTGCCGAAAACGGAACCGGCGCAACTGGCCGGCATCGACAGCGAAGGTATGCACCTGCGAATTGGTCAGGCCCTGTACTGGCTGCCGTTCCAGGCAACTTGTAATACGCCGACACAAGTGCGCGAAGCCTTGGTTTTCCTGGCTCACGCCGAGCATTGGCCGAAAAATGAAGTGGCCGACGCTTGA
- a CDS encoding SDR family oxidoreductase, producing MQLTDKVIIITGGCQGLGRSMAEYFAGKGAKLALVDLNQEKLDDTVAACKAKGVEARAYLCNVANEEQVTHMVAQVAEDFGAIHGLINNAGILRDGLLLKVKDGEMTKMSLAQWQAVIDVNLTGVFLCTREVAAKMVELNNSGAIINISSISRAGNVGQTNYSAAKAGVAAATVTWAKELARYGIRVAGIAPGFIETEMTLGMKPEALEKMTAGIPLKRMGKPEEIAHSAAYIFENDYYTGRILEMDGGLRI from the coding sequence ATGCAACTCACTGACAAAGTAATCATTATCACTGGCGGTTGCCAGGGTTTAGGCCGTTCCATGGCCGAGTATTTCGCGGGCAAAGGCGCAAAGCTGGCGCTAGTGGATTTGAACCAGGAAAAGCTCGACGACACCGTCGCGGCGTGCAAAGCCAAGGGCGTAGAAGCCCGTGCTTACCTGTGCAACGTTGCCAATGAAGAGCAAGTGACGCATATGGTTGCCCAGGTGGCCGAAGATTTCGGCGCGATTCATGGCCTGATCAACAACGCCGGCATCCTGCGCGACGGCTTGCTGCTGAAGGTCAAGGATGGCGAAATGACCAAGATGAGCCTGGCCCAATGGCAGGCGGTCATCGACGTCAACCTTACCGGCGTGTTCCTGTGCACCCGTGAAGTCGCGGCAAAAATGGTCGAGCTGAACAACAGCGGCGCGATCATCAATATCTCCTCGATCTCCCGCGCCGGCAACGTCGGCCAGACCAACTACTCCGCCGCCAAGGCTGGCGTGGCCGCGGCGACCGTGACCTGGGCCAAGGAACTGGCGCGCTATGGCATTCGCGTGGCGGGCATTGCCCCGGGCTTTATCGAAACCGAGATGACCTTGGGCATGAAGCCTGAAGCCCTGGAGAAGATGACAGCGGGGATCCCGCTCAAGCGCATGGGCAAACCAGAAGAGATCGCGCATTCGGCGGCGTACATCTTCGAGAACGACTACTACACCGGCCGGATTCTGGAAATGGATGGCGGGTTGCGGATCTAA
- the apbC gene encoding iron-sulfur cluster carrier protein ApbC, whose product MSVVNRAAVEAVLRQYTDPYLNQDPVSAGCVRGVDIQGDRVSVQLELGYAAGLFKSGWSQMLQMAIEGLDGVTNARVDITSVIAAHKAQAQIPGLANVKNVVAVASGKGGVGKSTTAANLALALAREGAKVGILDADIYGPSQGIMFGIPEGTRPKVKDQKWFVPIESHGVEVMSMAFLTDDNTPMVWRGPMVSGALLQLVTQTAWGDLDYLVIDMPPGTGDIQLTLAQKVPVAGAVIVTTPQDLALLDARKGVEMFRKVNIPVLGVVENMAVHICSNCGHAEHLFGEGGGVKLANQYGVELLASLPLAMAIREQADGGKPTVIAEPDSPIALVYQELARHVGARIVLQEAASPAMPNITISDD is encoded by the coding sequence ATGAGCGTCGTCAATCGCGCAGCGGTGGAAGCCGTCCTTCGCCAATACACCGACCCTTACCTGAACCAGGATCCTGTCAGCGCCGGGTGCGTGCGCGGCGTCGACATCCAGGGCGATCGCGTCAGCGTTCAGCTGGAGCTGGGTTACGCCGCCGGCCTGTTCAAAAGTGGCTGGTCGCAGATGCTGCAAATGGCGATCGAAGGTCTCGACGGCGTGACGAACGCTCGCGTTGACATCACCAGCGTGATCGCCGCACACAAGGCCCAGGCGCAGATTCCGGGCCTGGCCAACGTCAAGAACGTGGTGGCCGTGGCGTCCGGCAAGGGCGGCGTGGGCAAATCCACCACCGCCGCCAACCTCGCACTGGCACTGGCCCGTGAAGGCGCCAAGGTCGGGATTCTCGACGCGGACATCTACGGTCCGAGCCAGGGCATCATGTTCGGCATCCCGGAAGGCACCCGACCGAAGGTCAAGGATCAGAAATGGTTCGTGCCGATCGAATCCCATGGCGTGGAAGTGATGTCCATGGCCTTCCTGACCGACGACAACACCCCGATGGTCTGGCGCGGGCCGATGGTCTCCGGCGCGCTGCTGCAACTGGTCACGCAAACCGCCTGGGGCGATCTGGATTACCTGGTCATCGACATGCCGCCAGGCACCGGTGACATCCAGCTGACCCTGGCGCAGAAAGTCCCGGTCGCCGGTGCCGTCATCGTCACCACCCCGCAAGACCTGGCGCTGCTGGACGCGCGCAAAGGCGTGGAGATGTTCCGCAAGGTCAACATTCCGGTACTGGGCGTGGTGGAAAACATGGCCGTGCACATCTGCTCAAACTGCGGGCATGCCGAGCATCTGTTCGGTGAAGGTGGCGGGGTGAAGCTGGCCAATCAATATGGCGTCGAACTGCTGGCGTCGTTGCCGCTGGCAATGGCTATCCGCGAACAGGCCGATGGCGGCAAGCCAACGGTGATCGCCGAGCCGGACAGCCCGATTGCGCTGGTGTACCAGGAACTCGCCCGCCACGTCGGCGCGCGGATTGTGTTGCAGGAAGCGGCATCGCCTGCCATGCCGAACATCACCATCAGCGACGACTGA
- the metG gene encoding methionine--tRNA ligase has protein sequence MSEPRKILVTSALPYANGSIHLGHMLEYIQTDMWVRFQKHRGNQCIYVCADDAHGSAIMLRAEKEGITPEQLIANVQAEHSADFAEFLVDFDNFHSTHAEENRELSSQIYLKLRDAGHIAQRSITQYFDPEKKMFLADRFIKGTCPKCGTEDQYGDNCEKCGATYAPTDLKDPKSAISGATPVLKDSQHFFFKLPDFQEMLQAWTRSGTLQEAVANKIAEWLDAGLQQWDISRDAPYFGFEIPDEPGKYFYVWLDAPIGYMASFKNLCDRRPELDFDAFWGKDSTAELYHFIGKDIVNFHALFWPAMLEGAGFRKPTGINVHGYLTVNGQKMSKSRGTFIKARTYLDHLSPEYLRYYYAAKLSRGVDDLDLNLEDFVQKVNSDLVGKVVNIASRCAGFIHKGNAGVLVAGNAAPELTEAFLAAAPSIAEAYEARDFARAMREIMGLADRANAWIADKAPWSLNKQEGKQDEVQAICALGVNLFRQLVIFLKPVLPLLAADAEAFLNVAPLTWNDHATLLSNHQLNEFKPLMTRIDPVKVQAMSDASKEDLTASATDTGDAAPAGNGELAKDPLSPEIDFDAFAAIDLRVALILKAEHVEGADKLLRLTLDIGDEQRNVFSGIKSAYPDPSKLNGRLTMMIANLKPRKMKFGISEGMVMAAGPGGEEIYLLSPDSGAKPGQRIK, from the coding sequence ATGTCCGAGCCACGCAAGATCCTCGTCACCAGCGCCCTGCCCTATGCCAATGGTTCGATCCATCTTGGCCACATGTTGGAATACATCCAGACCGATATGTGGGTGCGCTTCCAGAAGCACCGCGGCAACCAATGCATTTATGTCTGCGCCGACGACGCTCACGGTTCGGCCATCATGCTGCGCGCGGAAAAGGAAGGCATCACCCCGGAACAACTGATCGCCAACGTCCAGGCTGAACACAGCGCCGACTTTGCCGAGTTCCTGGTGGACTTCGACAACTTTCACTCCACTCACGCCGAAGAAAACCGTGAGCTGTCGAGCCAGATCTACCTGAAGTTGCGCGACGCCGGGCACATCGCCCAGCGCTCGATCACCCAGTATTTCGACCCGGAAAAGAAAATGTTCCTGGCCGACCGCTTCATCAAGGGCACCTGCCCGAAGTGCGGCACTGAAGACCAGTACGGCGACAACTGCGAAAAATGCGGTGCGACCTACGCACCGACCGACCTGAAGGATCCGAAGTCGGCAATCTCTGGCGCCACCCCGGTGCTCAAGGATTCCCAGCACTTCTTCTTCAAACTGCCGGACTTCCAGGAAATGCTGCAGGCCTGGACCCGCAGCGGCACCCTGCAAGAAGCAGTCGCCAACAAGATCGCCGAATGGCTGGATGCCGGCCTGCAACAGTGGGACATCTCCCGCGATGCGCCGTACTTCGGTTTCGAAATCCCTGACGAGCCAGGCAAGTACTTCTACGTCTGGCTGGACGCGCCGATCGGCTACATGGCCAGCTTCAAGAACCTCTGCGATCGCCGTCCGGAACTGGATTTCGACGCGTTCTGGGGCAAGGACTCCACCGCCGAGCTGTACCATTTCATCGGCAAGGACATCGTCAACTTCCACGCCCTGTTCTGGCCAGCGATGCTCGAAGGCGCCGGTTTCCGCAAGCCGACCGGCATCAACGTGCACGGTTACCTGACCGTCAACGGTCAGAAAATGTCCAAATCCCGCGGCACCTTCATCAAGGCCCGGACCTATCTCGACCACCTGTCGCCGGAATACCTGCGCTACTACTACGCGGCCAAGCTGAGCCGTGGCGTCGATGACCTGGACCTGAACCTTGAAGACTTCGTGCAGAAGGTCAACTCCGACCTGGTCGGCAAAGTCGTCAACATCGCCAGCCGTTGCGCCGGTTTCATCCACAAAGGCAACGCCGGTGTGCTGGTGGCCGGCAACGCCGCGCCGGAACTGACCGAAGCGTTCCTGGCCGCAGCCCCGAGTATCGCCGAAGCCTACGAGGCACGCGACTTCGCCCGTGCCATGCGCGAGATCATGGGCCTGGCCGACCGCGCCAACGCCTGGATCGCCGACAAGGCGCCGTGGTCGCTGAACAAACAGGAAGGCAAGCAGGATGAAGTCCAGGCCATCTGCGCCCTGGGCGTCAACCTGTTCCGCCAGTTGGTGATTTTCCTCAAACCGGTACTGCCGTTGCTGGCCGCCGATGCCGAGGCATTCCTCAACGTCGCGCCGCTGACCTGGAACGACCACGCGACCTTGCTCAGCAATCATCAGCTGAACGAGTTCAAGCCGTTGATGACCCGTATCGACCCGGTAAAAGTGCAAGCCATGAGCGACGCCTCGAAAGAAGACCTGACCGCCAGCGCAACCGACACCGGTGATGCTGCGCCGGCCGGTAACGGTGAACTGGCCAAGGATCCGCTGTCGCCGGAAATCGACTTCGACGCCTTCGCCGCTATCGACCTGCGCGTGGCCCTGATCCTCAAGGCCGAACACGTAGAAGGTGCCGACAAACTGCTGCGCCTGACCCTCGACATCGGTGACGAGCAACGCAACGTGTTCTCCGGGATCAAAAGCGCTTATCCGGATCCGTCCAAGCTCAATGGTCGTCTGACCATGATGATCGCCAACCTCAAACCACGGAAAATGAAGTTCGGCATCTCCGAAGGCATGGTGATGGCGGCCGGCCCTGGCGGTGAAGAAATCTACCTGCTCAGCCCCGACAGCGGCGCCAAGCCGGGTCAGCGCATCAAGTAA
- a CDS encoding Rnf-Nqr domain containing protein, giving the protein MTEILLTLISTALINNLVLHWPLGVDPLIGSERDQVHALGIATTCLMLVVGLLSYSAYHWLLVPLELTSLRLFVFMPLSVLLIGPLLKLLSRLLPRLAFDGLWPLLLGNAGVLGLTLLNAQNDKGFLHATALCLGAGLGFWLVLSLFSDLRQRTIDNDIPLPFRGLPIELIGAGLIAVAFLGFSGLIKT; this is encoded by the coding sequence ATGACCGAGATTCTGCTTACGCTTATCAGCACTGCCCTGATCAACAACCTCGTGTTGCACTGGCCGCTGGGCGTCGATCCGCTGATCGGCAGCGAGCGCGATCAGGTTCATGCGCTGGGCATTGCGACGACATGCCTGATGCTGGTTGTCGGCCTATTGAGCTACTCGGCCTATCACTGGCTGCTGGTGCCGCTGGAACTGACGTCGCTGCGCCTTTTCGTGTTCATGCCGTTGAGCGTTTTGCTGATCGGCCCACTGTTGAAGCTGCTTTCCCGTTTACTGCCCAGGCTTGCGTTCGATGGCCTCTGGCCGTTGCTGCTGGGCAACGCGGGTGTGCTGGGGCTGACCTTGCTCAACGCCCAGAACGACAAAGGATTCTTGCACGCCACTGCCCTGTGCCTCGGTGCCGGGCTGGGGTTCTGGCTGGTGCTGAGCCTGTTCAGCGACTTGCGCCAGCGCACAATCGATAATGATATTCCCCTGCCCTTTCGTGGCCTGCCGATCGAGTTGATCGGCGCCGGACTGATCGCAGTGGCTTTTCTCGGATTCAGCGGACTGATCAAAACATGA
- a CDS encoding RnfABCDGE type electron transport complex subunit D, with the protein MPPLEPVDERLQQAMKLVLLATVPGMLVFFWLYGWGVLINLILTAVTALAVEAAVLQLRRQLIKPTLSDGSALVSATLLALALPPYCPWWLTVSAAALALLGKHLYGGVGKNPFNPAMLGFAFVLVAFPQQMTLWPSSHGMNLLEGLQQVFGFGQAPDAWVQATALDSLRINKSLTMDELFAGNLAFGHFGGRGVEWVNLAFLAGGAFLLQRRVFTWHAPVGMLASLFVISLLCWNGSGSDSHGSPLFHLLTGATMLGAFFIATEPVSGAKSPGARLLFGAGVGLLTYLIRTWGGYPDGVAFAVLLMNLCVPALERFVAARHEQVAP; encoded by the coding sequence ATGCCGCCCCTTGAACCGGTGGACGAACGCCTTCAGCAGGCCATGAAACTGGTATTGCTGGCCACTGTGCCGGGGATGCTGGTGTTTTTCTGGTTGTATGGCTGGGGCGTTTTGATCAACCTGATTCTGACGGCCGTTACCGCATTGGCCGTTGAGGCAGCGGTGTTGCAACTGCGCAGGCAACTCATCAAACCAACCCTGAGCGATGGCAGCGCCCTGGTCAGCGCAACGTTGCTGGCACTGGCCTTGCCGCCTTATTGCCCATGGTGGTTGACGGTCAGTGCGGCGGCGCTCGCGCTGCTCGGCAAACACCTCTACGGCGGAGTCGGCAAGAATCCGTTCAATCCGGCAATGCTCGGTTTTGCCTTCGTGCTGGTGGCCTTTCCCCAACAGATGACCCTCTGGCCGTCATCCCACGGCATGAATTTGCTCGAAGGTTTGCAGCAGGTCTTCGGCTTCGGACAGGCACCAGATGCCTGGGTGCAGGCCACGGCGCTGGACAGCCTGCGAATCAACAAAAGCCTGACCATGGATGAACTCTTCGCGGGCAACCTTGCGTTCGGCCATTTCGGTGGACGCGGCGTGGAATGGGTCAACCTGGCTTTTCTCGCTGGTGGCGCATTCCTGCTACAACGGCGGGTGTTCACTTGGCACGCCCCGGTCGGCATGCTCGCCAGCCTGTTCGTTATCAGCCTGCTGTGCTGGAACGGCTCGGGCTCCGACTCCCATGGCTCGCCACTGTTTCATCTGCTCACCGGCGCGACCATGCTGGGTGCATTCTTTATTGCCACCGAACCGGTGTCCGGCGCGAAAAGTCCCGGTGCCCGACTGCTGTTCGGTGCTGGCGTGGGATTACTCACCTACCTGATTCGAACCTGGGGGGGTTATCCGGACGGCGTGGCGTTCGCCGTGCTGCTGATGAACCTGTGCGTCCCTGCGCTGGAGCGGTTTGTCGCGGCCAGGCATGAGCAGGTGGCCCCATGA
- a CDS encoding RnfABCDGE type electron transport complex subunit G, translating to MNRATSVGILVLLSGLGIGATYFVQHASEPRISAQQRLIDSRNLLDLLPLGSYDNQPLEQPLALKNIPLPNSTLLGGYLATQAGQSRAVLLRSQSLGYEGSIELLIAIGANGKLLGVKTLKQSETPALGGKIADWPNAWLQVFTGKSRTEPGDMGWALKKDQGQFDQIAGATITSRAVISAVHDALRYFDEHPQQLIGSEVHE from the coding sequence ATGAACCGAGCGACGAGCGTTGGGATTCTGGTGCTGCTGAGCGGACTGGGGATTGGCGCGACGTACTTCGTGCAACACGCCAGCGAACCGCGCATCAGTGCGCAACAACGCTTGATCGACAGCCGCAACCTGCTGGACTTGCTACCGTTGGGCAGCTACGACAATCAACCGCTGGAGCAGCCGCTCGCCCTCAAAAACATCCCGCTGCCCAATAGCACGCTGCTGGGTGGTTATCTGGCGACCCAGGCCGGCCAATCTCGCGCGGTGTTGCTGCGCAGTCAGTCCCTGGGTTACGAGGGCTCCATCGAACTGCTGATTGCCATCGGCGCAAACGGAAAGTTGTTGGGGGTCAAAACCCTCAAGCAATCGGAAACCCCTGCGCTGGGTGGCAAGATCGCTGACTGGCCCAATGCCTGGCTTCAGGTGTTTACCGGCAAGTCTCGCACTGAGCCCGGCGATATGGGCTGGGCCTTGAAAAAAGATCAGGGCCAATTCGATCAGATAGCGGGCGCGACCATCACTTCAAGAGCGGTGATCAGCGCTGTCCATGACGCGTTGCGCTACTTTGATGAACACCCGCAACAGTTGATCGGGAGCGAGGTTCATGAATAA
- a CDS encoding Rnf-Nqr domain containing protein gives MNKSSTLRNSLMLAPLIGATDAWQTALGLWLMFFVVINAYGASMVALRSRLIPSTRLLASLLLAAALTSCAELAAQVLSLQWHQHVGIYAGLIAVQCLVLEHNGFFQESWLDRLRLCGLFGALMVGLGLLRELIGNGGLHLATLVPGGFILLGLLIAAWQAWHRPAPSH, from the coding sequence ATGAATAAGTCATCGACGCTGCGTAACTCACTGATGCTTGCGCCGCTGATCGGCGCTACGGACGCTTGGCAGACGGCGTTGGGCCTCTGGCTGATGTTCTTCGTGGTGATCAATGCGTATGGCGCCAGCATGGTCGCCTTGCGATCACGGCTGATCCCGTCCACCCGATTGCTTGCCAGCCTCCTGCTGGCGGCCGCGTTGACCAGTTGCGCGGAACTTGCCGCACAGGTCTTGTCACTTCAATGGCATCAGCACGTGGGGATCTATGCAGGATTGATCGCCGTGCAATGCCTGGTGCTGGAACACAATGGTTTTTTCCAGGAATCCTGGCTCGATCGCCTGCGCTTGTGTGGCCTGTTTGGCGCGTTGATGGTGGGCCTTGGCTTGCTGCGCGAGCTCATCGGCAACGGCGGCCTGCACCTGGCCACGCTGGTTCCCGGCGGATTTATTCTCTTGGGACTGCTGATCGCCGCCTGGCAGGCCTGGCACCGGCCGGCTCCCTCACACTGA
- the nth gene encoding endonuclease III has protein sequence MNAAKRLEIFRRFHEDNPEPKTELAYSSPFELLIAVILSAQSTDVGVNKATAKLYPVANTPAAIYALGVEGLSEYIKTIGLFNSKAKNVIETCRLLVERHGGEVPQTREELEALPGVGRKTANVVLNTAFRQLTMAVDTHIFRVSNRTGIAPGKNVVEVEMKLMKFVPKQYLLDSHHWLILHGRYVCLARKPRCGSCRIEDLCEYKLKTSDD, from the coding sequence ATGAATGCCGCAAAACGCCTGGAAATTTTCCGCAGGTTTCACGAAGACAACCCGGAACCGAAGACCGAACTGGCCTATTCCTCGCCGTTCGAATTGCTGATTGCCGTCATTCTTTCCGCCCAGTCGACGGATGTCGGCGTGAATAAGGCTACCGCCAAACTCTACCCGGTGGCCAATACGCCGGCGGCGATTTATGCCTTGGGCGTTGAAGGGCTGTCGGAATACATCAAGACCATCGGCCTGTTCAACAGCAAAGCGAAAAACGTGATCGAAACCTGTCGTTTGCTCGTGGAGCGCCATGGCGGCGAGGTTCCGCAAACCCGAGAGGAACTGGAAGCGCTGCCCGGCGTCGGCCGCAAGACCGCCAACGTGGTGCTCAACACCGCTTTTCGGCAACTGACCATGGCGGTGGATACCCACATTTTTCGGGTCAGCAACCGCACGGGCATCGCTCCGGGCAAGAACGTGGTCGAGGTGGAGATGAAGCTGATGAAGTTTGTCCCCAAGCAATACCTGCTCGATTCCCACCATTGGCTGATCTTGCATGGGCGCTACGTTTGCCTGGCCCGCAAGCCCCGTTGCGGCAGCTGCCGGATCGAAGACCTGTGCGAATACAAGCTGAAGACCTCGGACGATTGA